DNA from Rubripirellula lacrimiformis:
GATTGCGGGCTACCAAGCGGGGCCCCACATGGCGGTCTACTACGCCACCAAAGCCTACGTTTTGTCGTTCACTGAGGCGCTGCGAGAAGAACTGAGCGAAAGCGGGCTGCATGTCACCCTGCTAGCGCCGGGCCCGACCAAAACAGGATTTGGGGACGACTCGGAAATGGGCAAACTAGAAATGTTCGCCTCGCAAGCGATGTCGGCCGAAGACGTCGCAAAGGCCGGGTTCGACGGTTACCGGAAAAACGAAGACATCGTGGTGCCGGGCTGGAGAAACCGGTTGATGGCAACTTCGACCAGCTTTGTCCCCCGATTCCTGACACGCAAAATTGTCGGCAAGCTTCAAAAGCCTGGCTCGCCGTAGCGTTGTGTCAGTCGATCACGTCATTCCTGTCCACCGTCGCATTCACCTCTTATCGCTATGCCATTCCTATCGGACTTCAAAAAATTTGCTCTTCGCGGCAACATGCTTGATCTAGCGATCGGGTTCACGGTCGGTGCGGCGTTCACCACTGTTGTGAAGTCCTTAGTTAGCGACATCATCATGCCGCCGATTGGTTTGGTGACCGGCAATGCCGATTTCTCGGACCTGTTCTGGGTCTTGGATGTTCCGGGTGATGGGGCGGTTCCCGCCGGCGGTTTCCAAACTCTGAAGGACGCTCAGGATGCAGGTGCCGTCACCGTTAACTATGGACAGTTCTTCAACGCGTGTATCACGCT
Protein-coding regions in this window:
- the mscL gene encoding large conductance mechanosensitive channel protein MscL, which codes for MPFLSDFKKFALRGNMLDLAIGFTVGAAFTTVVKSLVSDIIMPPIGLVTGNADFSDLFWVLDVPGDGAVPAGGFQTLKDAQDAGAVTVNYGQFFNACITLTIIALAMFIVIRVINRVDEELDERFGDPPPRDEPTEKKCPFCRSTIAYRAVRCPQCTSELSPSGTE